In the genome of Elephas maximus indicus isolate mEleMax1 chromosome 6, mEleMax1 primary haplotype, whole genome shotgun sequence, one region contains:
- the ERMN gene encoding ermin isoform X1, with the protein MTDIPVTYSGAECNGDTPPENGQQPITKITDETTNTSGTLPYYRVDPSLEDVPIKENQEKSEKSQGNMLLNWSMDEKFLKETSADEPAFRGGHRWEKIPLSSNNQEVIRQRDRICEKPLEEEDGDRKNKAHQATAIEWLGFQKPSQVDVLHSKDDEEQEGWDEEINNDDDDDCNDDEDEVRVIEFKKKSEEGSQLREEGNVSEDSPLSSPSSQPVTPDEHPTLGKKNDISRNAYSRYNTISYRKIRKGNTKQRIDEFESMMHL; encoded by the exons ATGACAGACATTCCAGTGACATACAGTGGGGCTGAGTGTAATGGGGACACCCCACCTGAAAATGGGCAACAGCCAATCACTAAAATCACGGATGAAACTACTAATACCAGTGGCACCCTGCCATACTACAGGGTAGACCCTAGTCTTGAAGATGTACCcataaaagaaaatcaggagaaaaGTGAAAAATCTCAAGGGAACATGCTACTCAACTGGTCCATGGATGAGAAGTTCCTAAAAG AAACAAGTGCTGATGAACCGGCATTCAGAGGAG GGCATCGGTGGGAGAAGATTCCTCTGAGCAGCAACAACCAAGAAGTAATTAGACAGAGGGACAGGATTTGTGAAAAACCTCTAGAAGAAGAAGATGGGGATAGGAAGAACAAAGCCCATCAGGCAACTGCGATCGAATGGTTGGGATTTCAgaaacctagccaagttgacgtgtTGCATTCTAAAGATGATGAGGAGCAAGAGGGTTGGGATGAAGAAATTAATAACGACGATGATGATGATTgcaatgatgatgaagatgaagtTCGAGTGatagaatttaagaaaaaaagtgaagaaggctCTCAATTAAGAGAGGAAGGCAATGTAAGCGAGGACTCCCCTCTAAGCAGCCCCAGTTCCCAACCCGTGACACCAGATGAGCATCCAACCTTAGGGAAGAAGAATGACATCTCCAGAAATGCTTATTCAAGATATAATACAATATCCTACCGGAAAATCAGGAAGGGGAACACCAAGCAAAGAATTGATGAATTCGAGTCCATGATGCATTTATAA
- the ERMN gene encoding ermin isoform X2 — protein sequence MTDIPVTYSGAECNGDTPPENGQQPITKITDETTNTSGTLPYYRVDPSLEDVPIKENQEKSEKSQGNMLLNWSMDEKFLKEKPEENLFIVHKAITDLSLQETSADEPAFRGGHRWEKIPLSSNNQEVIRQRDRICEKPLEEEDGDRKNKAHQATAIEWLGFQKPSQVDVLHSKDDEEQEGWDEEINNDDDDDCNDDEDEVRVIEFKKKSEEGSQLREEGNVSEDSPLSSPSSQPVTPDEHPTLGKKNDISRNAYSRYNTISYRKIRKGNTKQRIDEFESMMHL from the exons ATGACAGACATTCCAGTGACATACAGTGGGGCTGAGTGTAATGGGGACACCCCACCTGAAAATGGGCAACAGCCAATCACTAAAATCACGGATGAAACTACTAATACCAGTGGCACCCTGCCATACTACAGGGTAGACCCTAGTCTTGAAGATGTACCcataaaagaaaatcaggagaaaaGTGAAAAATCTCAAGGGAACATGCTACTCAACTGGTCCATGGATGAGAAGTTCCTAAAAG AAAAACCAGAAGAGAACCTCTTTATTGTTCATAAGGCTATCACAGATCTTTCCCTCCAAGAAACAAGTGCTGATGAACCGGCATTCAGAGGAG GGCATCGGTGGGAGAAGATTCCTCTGAGCAGCAACAACCAAGAAGTAATTAGACAGAGGGACAGGATTTGTGAAAAACCTCTAGAAGAAGAAGATGGGGATAGGAAGAACAAAGCCCATCAGGCAACTGCGATCGAATGGTTGGGATTTCAgaaacctagccaagttgacgtgtTGCATTCTAAAGATGATGAGGAGCAAGAGGGTTGGGATGAAGAAATTAATAACGACGATGATGATGATTgcaatgatgatgaagatgaagtTCGAGTGatagaatttaagaaaaaaagtgaagaaggctCTCAATTAAGAGAGGAAGGCAATGTAAGCGAGGACTCCCCTCTAAGCAGCCCCAGTTCCCAACCCGTGACACCAGATGAGCATCCAACCTTAGGGAAGAAGAATGACATCTCCAGAAATGCTTATTCAAGATATAATACAATATCCTACCGGAAAATCAGGAAGGGGAACACCAAGCAAAGAATTGATGAATTCGAGTCCATGATGCATTTATAA